A part of Chloroflexota bacterium genomic DNA contains:
- the selB gene encoding selenocysteine-specific translation elongation factor, which produces MQVIGTAGHVDHGKSTLINRLTGINPDRLKVEQDREMSIELGFAWFELPNGEDIGIVDVPGHRDFIENMLAGIGGIDAALFVVAADEGVMPQTREHLAILDLLQIPAAVVALTKIDLVPDAEWLDLVEADLQDTLKGTALENAPIVRVSARSGEGLDALVQTLQDVLAAHPHRPDLGRPRLPIDRVFTLPGFGTVVTGTLTDGHLSVGDSLEILPEGIEGRIRGLQTHKQAEEKAQPGSRTAVNISGVSVDQIRRGDVIIHPGTYQPTTMIDVWVRLLKDASAPLKHNSEMKLFLGAAEVIARVRLLGTQELKPGEEGFLQLMLEHPVVALRQDRFILRRPSPAETIGGGQVVNPHPKRRYRRFNETKLEELAQMMMGTPEEILMQSARQSGAISQAKLIEIAGLEPGQAQAAIDGLLESGELIVLTGKKLLVPTAQLVQLQTDLLRTLANFHEQNPLQFGMPREQLRTENKLSADLFDAMVTRLAASGEIVAENAFVRLAEHTVKLTDAQQAKVNSLMKAFDAQPYTPPSVKESQDITGQELVTVLVQTGQLAQLGEDVLLQPAVLQEMQDAVIEIIQQNGSVTLAELRDRFQTSRKYAVAVLEDLDARGITVRKGDGRELKKKS; this is translated from the coding sequence GTGCAAGTCATTGGCACCGCCGGACATGTTGACCACGGAAAATCTACTCTCATCAACCGGCTGACCGGGATCAACCCGGACCGTCTCAAGGTAGAACAGGACCGGGAGATGAGCATTGAGCTGGGCTTTGCCTGGTTCGAACTTCCCAACGGTGAAGACATCGGTATTGTTGATGTGCCCGGCCACCGGGATTTCATCGAGAACATGCTGGCCGGCATCGGCGGGATTGATGCTGCCCTGTTTGTGGTCGCGGCTGATGAGGGCGTGATGCCCCAAACCCGCGAACACCTTGCCATCCTTGACCTCCTCCAAATTCCCGCAGCCGTCGTCGCCCTCACCAAAATTGACCTGGTGCCGGATGCTGAATGGCTGGACCTGGTTGAAGCGGACCTGCAGGACACATTGAAGGGTACCGCCCTGGAAAATGCACCAATTGTGCGGGTCAGCGCTCGCAGTGGTGAAGGCCTGGATGCTCTGGTTCAAACATTGCAAGATGTGCTGGCAGCGCACCCCCACCGCCCTGACCTTGGACGACCCCGCCTGCCGATTGATCGGGTCTTCACCCTCCCCGGATTTGGCACAGTTGTTACCGGCACCCTGACCGACGGGCATCTCTCCGTTGGGGATTCCTTGGAGATCCTCCCGGAAGGAATAGAAGGGCGCATTCGGGGGCTCCAAACCCATAAACAAGCTGAAGAAAAGGCCCAACCCGGTAGCCGCACCGCTGTCAACATCTCCGGTGTGAGCGTGGATCAAATTCGCCGCGGAGATGTCATCATTCACCCCGGCACGTACCAGCCCACAACCATGATTGACGTTTGGGTTCGCCTTTTGAAGGATGCCAGCGCACCCCTCAAACACAACAGCGAAATGAAATTATTCCTCGGCGCGGCTGAGGTGATCGCCCGTGTCAGGTTATTGGGCACGCAGGAACTCAAGCCAGGCGAGGAAGGCTTCCTGCAATTGATGCTGGAACATCCGGTGGTGGCCTTGCGACAGGACCGGTTCATCCTGCGGCGGCCTTCACCAGCCGAAACCATCGGCGGCGGTCAGGTGGTGAACCCTCACCCCAAACGCCGTTATAGGCGCTTCAACGAGACCAAACTCGAAGAGTTGGCGCAGATGATGATGGGCACACCTGAAGAGATCCTGATGCAGTCCGCTCGCCAATCCGGTGCGATCAGTCAGGCAAAGTTGATTGAAATTGCCGGTCTTGAACCCGGACAGGCTCAGGCTGCCATTGATGGCCTATTGGAGAGCGGCGAGTTGATTGTCCTCACCGGGAAAAAACTGCTGGTCCCCACCGCTCAATTAGTCCAACTGCAAACCGATCTGCTGCGAACCCTGGCTAATTTTCACGAACAAAACCCACTGCAATTCGGGATGCCCCGAGAGCAGCTGCGCACCGAGAATAAGCTCTCTGCAGACCTATTTGACGCGATGGTGACCCGACTGGCTGCCAGCGGTGAAATCGTTGCCGAAAACGCCTTCGTCCGACTGGCAGAGCATACCGTAAAACTGACCGATGCCCAGCAAGCCAAAGTGAATTCCCTGATGAAGGCATTCGACGCCCAGCCTTACACCCCACCCTCGGTCAAAGAAAGCCAAGATATCACCGGGCAAGAACTGGTGACCGTGCTAGTCCAAACCGGACAGCTTGCCCAACTGGGAGAAGATGTCCTGCTTCAGCCGGCTGTACTGCAGGAAATGCAGGATGCCGTAATTGAGATCATCCAACAGAACGGCAGCGTCACCCTGGCCGAATTGCGCGACCGTTTCCAGACCAGCCGGAAGTATGCAGTTGCGGTGCTGGAAGATTTGGACGCCAGGGGAATCACAGTGCGCAAAGGTGATGGACGGGAATTGAAAAAGAAATCCTAA
- a CDS encoding VWA domain-containing protein, whose product MENNNEFEISISGGEQKGIVHQFSNAVDFDDLERMVKPAIDLVFVIDTTGSMSRKIESLLATCERFVDEFASMDLDHRIAVVAFGDLRVPHDRIERTGFTSDIDITRKSLRSIPRFNGGGNQGESPLEAIQAAREMSYRLDAVKVLILITDEPAHQDKFTAAEMTSLLTEDEFLVFVVSPSLNYYKTMAKKNGGKWYQISANTDFTDLLDMFNDLAAKVSDTVSNVYKLSDGNVSQYLQLNSPEE is encoded by the coding sequence ATGGAAAATAACAACGAGTTTGAAATCTCAATTAGCGGCGGGGAACAAAAAGGTATTGTTCATCAATTTAGTAATGCTGTTGATTTTGATGATCTTGAACGGATGGTTAAACCTGCCATTGACCTTGTTTTTGTGATTGATACAACGGGTTCAATGTCCAGAAAGATTGAAAGTCTGCTGGCAACCTGTGAACGTTTCGTAGATGAGTTTGCGTCAATGGACTTGGATCATCGGATTGCTGTGGTCGCTTTTGGCGATTTACGGGTTCCACATGACAGAATTGAGCGGACTGGCTTTACGTCAGATATTGATATTACTCGGAAAAGCCTACGCAGTATTCCACGATTTAATGGTGGGGGAAATCAAGGTGAATCTCCCTTGGAAGCCATTCAGGCAGCCAGAGAAATGTCTTATCGGTTGGATGCTGTAAAAGTATTGATTTTAATCACAGATGAGCCGGCCCACCAGGATAAATTCACAGCGGCTGAAATGACTTCCTTACTCACAGAGGATGAATTCTTGGTTTTTGTTGTTTCGCCATCGCTTAATTATTACAAAACGATGGCCAAGAAAAATGGTGGCAAGTGGTATCAAATCTCAGCGAATACCGATTTTACAGATCTTTTGGATATGTTCAATGATTTGGCCGCTAAAGTTTCTGATACAGTCTCAAATGTCTATAAATTGAGCGACGGGAATGTGTCCCAATATTTACAACTAAATTCTCCAGAGGAATAA
- a CDS encoding DnaJ domain-containing protein, which yields MSKTEKDFYQILEVSPEATQEEIQAKYRKLTMVFHPDYASNTRQKEYFEEKLKNINKAYGILSNPAERKIYDSQFMAQSRKRSEVFEVSPRIVDFGTMVSGEGKSSIIILDYVGESEKLKFDPPSCSWLKFGKITKLNPPEKLPIQIELVANADGLTAGRNYAEILLFGIGNQVAKVSVVLKVQDNPKEPTVPRTFRFRSGDIAQNPIELVPLCDRHWDEAKSYLYDNKQFIQWFIDIRRNDLVALVEESREASNQDIGLENFLKGLNPKLVGPRISIETKLRDIPKYDFSSSKQAQPKIIIKNGGRGCCFGTVDVNSKEKWLTPRNHDFSVPAGNTIEILLDVKSSALIWESRHSAKATITSNSENLKKGDYTFTISTPRYPGLTEVETLRSEGKWQLAFEKLEEISNTSEVNPIAEKLKASITEEKKKFLIKVSLINFFLYAAIGGFATNIFWYPDYTLGIGVVGALLGPVVGLVFNTSVGGKKGRTWDYVFSILAPLGVVLAVALLAGLIYLVVQIIIGLFLLILVFAAIGAILGGG from the coding sequence TTGAGTAAAACTGAGAAGGACTTTTATCAGATTTTAGAAGTATCTCCTGAAGCGACTCAAGAAGAAATTCAGGCAAAATATCGTAAGCTGACGATGGTTTTTCATCCTGACTATGCAAGCAATACACGCCAAAAGGAATATTTTGAGGAAAAGTTAAAAAACATCAATAAAGCTTATGGCATTCTATCAAATCCAGCTGAACGTAAGATTTATGATTCCCAATTTATGGCTCAATCGCGTAAACGATCTGAAGTTTTTGAAGTCTCGCCCAGAATTGTTGATTTTGGTACTATGGTTTCTGGGGAGGGTAAGAGCAGCATAATTATTTTGGATTATGTAGGCGAGTCTGAGAAACTGAAATTTGATCCTCCTTCATGTTCGTGGCTAAAATTTGGAAAAATTACAAAACTTAATCCCCCCGAGAAATTGCCGATCCAAATTGAACTTGTAGCTAATGCTGACGGATTAACTGCTGGGCGTAATTACGCAGAAATATTGTTATTTGGAATCGGTAACCAGGTTGCGAAGGTATCTGTAGTATTAAAAGTGCAGGACAATCCTAAAGAACCTACGGTACCGAGAACCTTTCGTTTTCGTTCCGGGGACATAGCTCAAAATCCGATTGAGCTAGTACCTCTCTGTGACCGCCATTGGGATGAAGCTAAATCATATTTATATGACAATAAACAGTTTATTCAATGGTTCATTGATATCCGGCGAAATGATCTTGTCGCCCTGGTGGAAGAATCACGAGAAGCAAGTAATCAGGACATTGGATTAGAGAACTTCCTAAAGGGTTTGAACCCCAAGCTGGTCGGTCCAAGAATTTCAATAGAGACAAAGCTGCGAGACATTCCAAAGTATGATTTCTCTTCATCAAAGCAAGCTCAACCGAAAATAATCATTAAGAATGGCGGTCGGGGGTGTTGTTTTGGCACTGTTGATGTAAATAGCAAAGAAAAATGGTTGACGCCCAGAAACCATGATTTTTCTGTGCCTGCTGGAAACACAATTGAAATTTTGCTTGATGTTAAGTCTTCTGCCTTGATCTGGGAAAGCCGGCACTCCGCAAAAGCGACGATAACTTCTAACAGTGAGAATCTGAAGAAGGGCGATTATACATTTACCATTTCAACGCCCCGTTATCCTGGGCTCACTGAAGTTGAAACGCTCCGGAGTGAAGGGAAATGGCAGTTAGCCTTTGAAAAATTAGAAGAAATTAGTAACACCAGTGAAGTCAACCCAATTGCTGAGAAACTTAAAGCTTCAATTACAGAAGAAAAGAAGAAATTCCTGATAAAGGTTTCTTTGATCAATTTTTTTCTTTATGCTGCAATCGGTGGATTTGCCACGAATATCTTCTGGTACCCAGATTATACATTGGGCATAGGAGTGGTTGGTGCTTTGCTTGGGCCGGTTGTTGGACTTGTTTTCAATACGTCGGTGGGTGGAAAAAAAGGCCGAACATGGGATTATGTATTTAGTATTTTGGCCCCACTTGGTGTTGTACTCGCTGTGGCTTTGCTTGCAGGACTGATCTATCTCGTTGTGCAAATAATCATCGGTTTATTTTTACTAATTCTTGTCTTTGCAGCAATTGGGGCCATTCTGGGCGGTGGATAG
- a CDS encoding VTT domain-containing protein: protein MAERKRLLIFRDLILPIGIMVGATLLVTLYRDEIKGLATFGYSGIFIACLAANATVFLPAPSSAIVFAFASIYSPLWVALVGGLGAACGELVGYFGGLSGHRLVESTAIGLKVQKWFSKHAVLTVFVLAFLPIPIFDLAGVLAGASKMKLSVFLPVVSVGKVLKMVIYALLGANIIPGLSAYFNDAWK, encoded by the coding sequence ATGGCGGAGCGAAAGCGGTTATTAATTTTTCGAGACCTTATATTGCCTATTGGAATTATGGTGGGGGCTACCCTGTTGGTAACCCTTTATCGTGATGAGATAAAAGGCCTTGCCACTTTTGGTTATTCAGGAATTTTTATTGCTTGTTTAGCAGCAAATGCCACGGTTTTTCTACCAGCTCCCAGCTCAGCTATCGTTTTTGCCTTTGCCAGTATTTACTCTCCGCTTTGGGTTGCCTTAGTGGGCGGTTTAGGGGCGGCTTGTGGTGAGTTAGTCGGCTATTTTGGGGGTCTTTCGGGGCATAGGTTGGTTGAATCGACAGCTATCGGGCTTAAAGTGCAGAAATGGTTTTCCAAACACGCTGTACTGACAGTCTTTGTGTTAGCCTTCCTGCCCATTCCAATTTTTGATCTTGCTGGTGTATTGGCTGGTGCTTCAAAAATGAAACTCTCCGTTTTTCTTCCTGTTGTCAGTGTTGGGAAAGTGCTAAAAATGGTAATTTATGCATTATTAGGGGCAAATATTATTCCAGGATTGTCCGCCTATTTCAACGACGCCTGGAAATAA